The stretch of DNA aggaagattcccctgaaaagggaatggctccagtgttcttgcctggacaattccatgaacagaagagcctggagggctacagttcatggagtctcaaagagtcagacatggccgaGTGacgaacacacacatacacacacatatacacatgtccacgtcatatatggtaatgtatatgtttcgatgctactttctcaattcatgccaccctctccctcctgcacTGTGACCATACATCTGGTCTTTATGTCTGTATCTCCTTTGCAgccctgcaaataggatcatcagtaccatctttctagattctatagaTATGCGTTAATTTGCAaatttgtcattctctttctgactttcttcattcgtataataggctctaagttcatccactgCATTAGgattgattcaaatgtgttcctttctatagctgagtaatatttcattgtgtatggaATGTACACAATTATCTACCAcaatgtctttatccattcatctgttgatagacagctaggttgcttccatgtccttgcaaTTGTAaattagtgctgcaatgaacattggggcagatgtctttttttcaattaaagttTCCTGAGGGCATATGCCcaagcagctcaataccagaaaaacaaacaacccaatcaaaaagtggccagaagaactaaataagtgaaaggttgttgctaaaCCATGAAAGACgacaggattcttggcctctggagaagaattcaatccagggctaGTGACGAGCTTCTGAGCTTTGATTGCTCAGaccttttgtgtaataaagttttgttAACGTATAAacgagatagagaaagcttctgacatagacatcagaaaggggcGGAGAGAATGCCCCactgctagtctttagccagatgttatatagctactaagctaagctaagtcgcttcagtcgtgtccgactctgtgcgaccccagagatggcagcccaccaagctcccccgtccctgggattctccaggcaagaacactggagtgggttgccatttcctcctccaatgcatgaaagtgaaaagtgaaagtgaagtcactcagtcatgtccgactcttcacgaccccatggactgcagcccaccaggctcctccgtccatgggattttccaggcaagagtactggagtggggtgccattgccttctccgtatatagctactagcagtctgctaatcagagaaaggaaatttctcaaaactcagagaatggcaccaggcccctcacccacaacatgcattttgagataacattggcagcAGCTGagtcatcccgggccataaaacgattgacatgaatcttgaagaaaaggCAGTTTACCAAGCAAATATATGATTTCATTAACGTAGATTAGGAGAACAGTGTATAAGTACAACACACTCGTTTGTCAAGTGGGTTCTGAGTCTTggtggaaccgacttgaagacagagtctagggtccATACATAGCACATTAACacagcttaagacaaacatttccatagaAAACGCACTGATTAGCTCAAGGTCTGAGAACAGTTACGTTCAGGTGGAATCAGGTGCCTTCATGGCAACACaggattttaagagaaacctctttttacatttgtatagagaaggggaaaaaattcttAACACTTGTCATtcgtttcctcctgccacttaagagagagagaaaaaatgtctgacacttgcagcttacttcctccatttggagacccctggccttcctgcctgttaccctctcacaagcatttccccaaagaagacataaagatggctaataaacacatgaaaagatgctcaccatcattctttattagagaaatgcaaattaaaactacaatgaggtatcatctcacaccaaccaaaatggccatcatcaaaaagtctacaaaccacAATGGGCTGGCAGTTATTACTCATGTATTCTTTAATCATTGAGGGTAGCACTAAACTCTGCTGTTCTCTACAGATGTGCTACAGGTTCTTATTAATTCTATGACTtggaagttaaataatttataaatttgagAATGGTTTATGTTAAGTCAGGCATACAGACTTAAATAAAGTAGATAAAATCTTACATTACCATGGAACAAGTAAGAGAAACAATGATTCTCTACTAATAATGGTGATGAATCAATTTGTTTTTGAGATATCTCTGAAAATATAAGAATTGTTGTTTTTGCAAAAGGTGTCTACTTGCAGACTGACTGACCCagtgagagacagaaagagaaagaaaaaacttctAATCTATGGGTAGACATACTACATAGAAAGAGAGTAGTAGGAAAACAGATATAAACAATTCTTGAGGTGACTTATGTATATATTCCCCTAATCAAGTGTTAATGAGTAGCAGAACAGAAATTTGAACTCTCTTCCATATGATATTAATTCCCATAACAGAGCTAATGTCTTTTTCCACCATGGAGAATTTATGGTTGAAGATAAGATAAACAGAAGCACAAATCTATGAGGGAACTTAGTACAGAAAGTGGATAGTGTACACTAGAAGCATCTtacaaaagcacaaataaaagtcaaaagaatGATCATGTACATCTATTTGTTTCAATGATATTTCATTCGACTAAACTAGAATCTGGTAACGTCTAGACTATTTACGGAAACTACCCTGACTTAACCTTAACAATACATATCTGATTGAAAATGTCAGTGATAGAGGTCGTGGGGAAAAATGAGAATCTTCAGGTTCTGTAGTCAGTAGGCAAATACTGGGCATACAGAAAAGCACATCCCAAGAAGTGGGAGAGCGAGCACATGCCAGGGATAAGGGAGAAATCACTGTGATTTTGCAGTACAGGCATCTTCTCCTGGGAAGAGTAACAGCTCAGCAACGCCCTTCTGTCTAACAAGTGATCCCAGTGAGCAAAAGATTCAGGAGActggattgggggaaggagaaatGCTAAAGTAATCAATTTCTTTTTATGAGGGATGCTTGAAAATGGAATGGGTTACCACGGCAGTAGGAAGTCACACCACTGGAGTATGGAAGCATCAACTAAACACCCAAACAGTTGGAATATTGTATCTTTGTTTGTAGCCTCTGTGAGTGAATTCTATCAGGGgactgtaagttcagttcagttcagtcagtcgtgtccgactctttgcgaccccatgaatcggagcacgccatacttcgctgtccatcaccaacacccggagttcactcaaactcacgtccatcgagtcagtgatgccatccagccatctcatcctctggcgtccccttctcctcctgcccccaatccctcccagcatcagagtcttttccaatgagtcaactcttcacatgaggtggccaaagtactggagtttcagctttagcatcattccttccaaagaaatcccagggctgatctccttcagaatggactggttggatctccttgcagtccaggggactctcaagagtcttctccaacaccacagttcaaaagcatcagttcttcgatgctcagccttcttcacagtccaactctcacatccatacatgaccactggaaaaatcatagccttgactagacggacttttgttggcaaaggaatgtctgtgtttttgaatatgctatctaggttggtcataactttccttccaaggagtaagcgtcttttaatttcatggctgcagtcaccatctgtagtgattttggagcccagaaaaataattctgacactgtttccactgtttcctcatctatttcccttgaaatagtgggcctggatgccatgatcttcattttctgaatgttgagcttgaagccaactttttcactctcctctttcactttcatcaagaggctttttagttcctcttcactttctgccataagggtggtgtcatctgcatatctgaggttattgatatttctcccggaaatcttgattccagtttgtgtttcttccagtccagcatttctcatgatgtactctgcatataagttaaataaacagggtgacaatatacagccttgacgaactccttttcctatttggaacccgtctgttgttccatgtccagttctaactgttgcttcctgacctgcatacagatttctcaagaggcaggtcaggtggtctggtattcccatctcttgaagaattttccacagtttattgtgatccacacaatcaaaggctttggcatagtcaataaagcagaaagagatgtttttctggaactctcttgctttttccatgatccagcagatgttggcaatttgatctctggttcctctgccttttctaaaaccagcttgaacatcagaaagttcaccgttcacatattgttgaagcctggcttggagaattttgagcattactttactagcatgtgagatgagggcaatcgtgcggtagtttgagcgttctttgacattgcctttctttgggattggaatgaaaactgaccttttccagtcctgtggccactgctgagttttccaaatttgctggcatattgagtgcagcactttcacagcatcatctttcaggatttggaatagctcaactggaattccatcacctccactagctttgttcatagtgatgctttctaaggcccacttgacttcacattccaggatgtttggctctaggtcagtgatcacaccatcgtgattatctgggtcatgaagatcttttttgtacagttcttctgtgtattcttgccatctcttcttagtatcttctgcttccgttaggtccctaccatttctgtcctttatcgagcccatctttgcatgaaatgttcctttggtatctctaattttcttgaagagattcctagtctttcccattctgttgttttcctctatttctttgcattgatcgctgaagaaggctttcttatctctccttgctattctttggaactctgcattcaggtgtttatatttttccttttctcctttgcttttcgcttctcttcttttcacagctatttgtaaggtctccccagacagccattttgcttttttgcatttcttttctatgggaatggtcttgatccctgtctcctgtacaatatcatgaacctcattccatagttcatcaggcactctatctatcagatctaggcccttaaatctatttctcacttccactgtataatcataaagggatttgatttaggtcatacctgaatggtctagtggttttccctactttcttcaatttaagtctgaatttggcaataaggagttcatggtctgagccacagtcagctcctggtcttgtttttgttgactgtatagagcttctctatctttggctgcaaagaatataatcagtctgatttcggtgttgaccatctggtgatgtccatgtatagagtcttctcttgtgttgttggaagagggtgtttgttattaccagtgcattttcttggcaaaactctattagtctttgccctgcttcattccatagtccaaggccaaatttgcctgttactccaggtgtttcttgacttcctacttttgcattccagtcccctataatgaaaaggacatcttttttggatgttagttctaaaaggtcttgtaggtcttcatagaaccattcaacttcagcttcttcagcgttactggttggggcatagacttggattactgtgatattgaatgtttgccttggaaatgaacagattcaGACATCTATTAATAGTTCCTTGGGATGTAAATGTACCTGCCCTTGAGCAGGAACAGAAGACTTCATCCTGGATGAGTCTGTTTATTATTAGGTAAATCACACTACACAATGAACTGGGTTTTTAATAATGAGATAATAATTAGGAAGGGGGTAATATGATGCTCATAGTGGGTAagacatataatatataaatttctatATGAGGAATGTGGTACAATAAATCAAACACATATTGAAGAATTGTGGTATACCATTTATTGAGAAacatacagaaaaactcaaagtGACCGTAAAAGGAGAAAGCATGATACAAGAACTATGAGGatagcaaaagagaaaatatgattaTAAAGATTATGATAGGCTATAGAAACCCACAGAAACATTCTGAGAGCTTGTTTTCTTAAGTTACTCAGAAGAACTAGATGGTCAATCCTATTTTCAGAGTCAAAACCAAGACATACTTCCTTATCACAGATGCAGAAAGTTGGCACATGGTCCTCCTGCACCAGAGGAAGACAATTGGAGGAAGCCCCCTGCACTCTGTCAAGCTAATTCACAAGCTCTTAAGCAAGGAGATGAGTAACTGAAATTCTGGTAGAGCATGTCAGTTGTCAGCAAAGTCTAGGAAGTGATTTTGTTTTGTCCCCAGGTAGCAAGTCAATTAATAGAAGGTGTTGTATAGGGACAGTGGATCCTTGGCAAGGTGATCAGCAGCAGGAAGGCTGGCAGCAGCTGGACACACAGCTAGGGCGGCAGCAGGTGGTCCTACAGCAGGTGGTCTGACAGCAGACAGGGCGGCTGCAAGGCTGGCAGCAGCTGGATCCACAGCTCTGGTCTCGGCACCCAGGCAGGCAGAGGCACGTGGGGTGGTAGCAGGTCCTATGGCAGTACACGGGTGCACAGGAGGCTGGCTGGCAGCAAGGCTGACAGCAGTTAGAACCACCGCAGGTTTGTCCAGCGCTGCTGGATGCACAGCAGGTGGGCTGACAGCAGCTGGTCACACAAGTAGGCTTGCAGCAGGTGGTTTCAGTGATTTGACAGCaagtttgggggcaggagggctgACAGCAGCTGGACTCACAGCAGGTGGGCTGGCAGCAGGTGGTCACACAAATAGGCTTGAGGCAGGTGGTCCTGCAGCAGGTGGTCTGACAGCGGACAGGGAGGCAGCAAGGCTGGCAGCAGCTGGACCCACCACAGGCGGGCTGACAGCAGGTGGTCACACAGGTAGGTTTGCGGCAGGTGGTCCTACAGCAGGTGTTTTCACTAGACTGATAGCAAGTTGGGGGACAGCAAGGCCGACAGCAGCTGGACTCACAGCAGGTGGGCTGGCAGCAGCTGCTCACACAAGTAGGCTTGAGGCAGGTGGTCCTGCAGCAGGTGGTCTGACAGCAGACAGGAGGGCAGCAAGGCTGGCAGCAGCTGGGCTCACAGCAGGTGGGCTGGCAGCACGGGGAGCAGCAAGAGTGAGTCATTTTGTCAGTGGTGGAGTGTGGACTCTTGTTCAGAAGTGAATTTCTCAGATTCTGATGACTACTTCTGTTCTGGGGCTTTTTATACACTGGACCCCCAAAGTTGGGACCAATAAGCAAGACTTTCCTCGTTATGTGTGTTGTTTTTGTAGTCAATGGGAAATTATCCAAGAGGAAATAATTTCTTTAGTATTTTGAGGCCTCTGTAAATTAGTGTTTGATCTTCTCTTTAATTAGGACTAGTACTTAAGAACCTTTTccagaagtgaaaaagaataagGAATCATCTCAGCAGCATCTCTGGTCATGTGACATCATCAGGTCATGGGATAGTTCTTCCTGCCTTGGCCAGGGTCAGAACAGTCACCTTTTCTGTGTGCCTTTGACTATGCTTAGGTTGAGACTTGCTGGATGCTGATGCATTCTGTGATGAATGAAGCCTGCTAAAGTCCAAGTCTGATCTCGGACAAAGTCTGAGATTCAAGACAATCACGTGTATCTGTGTACATGTCTTTCAAATCAGTAGTGACTAGCCTAAAATATTTCCCAGCTTTATTAGGTACACTTAGGTAGAAGATGTTGGCACATTGTTCTTCACTAGCAATTCAGCACCAAAGCTGGAATAGAGGCAAAAGCTGTAGCCTGTTTTCAGACAACCTCAATTCATTAATGTCCCATAACTACATTTAGCTGGATCAATCACCTCTGGTGAGACATCACAACTTTCACATACTTTCCTTTATAATTTGTGACAAATAGGTAGATAGGATGATACAGTTATAGatttatatatttcaataaatgtgaAATGTGTCAGCCATAATTTCTTAGAGTTTTTTCTGCCCTCTCTTTTAGGTACATATGTAAGAGTGTAATTGCCATGTCATAGGGAAAGCATATCATCAACAGCGGTAGAAACAATGAAAGTGTTTCAGTATTTCACTGCAGTAGTGTCATGTACTCTCCTGATATGAGACTTCTGAATTCTATTGGTATGTATCtatccttgtttgtttgttttaaattgagCTTTAGTTGACACAGCATTATATTATTTATAGGTGTTCAACACAGTAATTTGATATTCGTAGATGTTGCAAGGTTATCACTGCAGTCAGTCTAGTTAACGTTAACATCTGTCACAACTGATAGTTACAAAGTCTTTTTTCTTGCATGAGagcttttaaaatctacttttctaGCAACTTTCAAAGGTTTCA from Bos mutus isolate GX-2022 chromosome 19, NWIPB_WYAK_1.1, whole genome shotgun sequence encodes:
- the LOC138992022 gene encoding keratin-associated protein 9-3-like isoform X3; this translates as MTHSCCSPCCQPTCCETTCRKPTCVTTCCQPACGGSSCCQPCCLPVRCQTTCCRTTCLKPICVTTCCQPTCCESSCCQPSCPQTCCQITETTCCKPTCVTSSSCAPVYCHRTCYHPTCLCLPGCRDQSCGSSCCQPCSRPVCCQTTCCRTTCCRPSCVSSCCQPSCC
- the LOC138992022 gene encoding keratin-associated protein 9-7-like isoform X4; this encodes MTHSCCSPCCQPTCCETTCRKPTCVTTCCQPACGGSSCCQPCCLPVRCQTTCCRTTCLKPICVTTCCQPTCCDCCQPTCCASSSAGQTCGGSNCCQPCCQPASCAPVYCHRTCYHPTCLCLPGCRDQSCGSSCCQPCSRPVCCQTTCCRTTCCRPSCVSSCCQPSCC
- the LOC138992022 gene encoding keratin-associated protein 9-3-like isoform X2 produces the protein MTHSCCSPCCQPTCCETTCRKPTCVTTCCQPACGGSSCCQPCCLPVRCQTTCCRTTCLKPICVTTCCQPTCCESSCCQPSCPQTCCQITETTCCKPTCVTSCCQPTCCASSSAGQTCGGSNCCQPCCQPASCAPVYCHRTCYHPTCLCLPGCRDQSCGSSCCQPCSRPVCCQTTCCRTTCCRPSCVSSCCQPSCC
- the LOC138992022 gene encoding keratin-associated protein 9-7-like isoform X1, producing MTHSCCSPCCQPTCCEPSCCQPCCPPVCCQTTCCRTTCLKPTCVSSCCQPTCCESSCCRPCCPPTCYQSSENTCCRTTCRKPTCVTTCCQPACGGSSCCQPCCLPVRCQTTCCRTTCLKPICVTTCCQPTCCESSCCQPSCPQTCCQITETTCCKPTCVTSCCQPTCCASSSAGQTCGGSNCCQPCCQPASCAPVYCHRTCYHPTCLCLPGCRDQSCGSSCCQPCSRPVCCQTTCCRTTCCRPSCVSSCCQPSCC